Below is a genomic region from Citrobacter telavivensis.
GTTTCAGGGTTTGCAGATCGTTCGCCACCACATGTCCTGGGGTGATGGTGAGCTGACTTTCCGTCACGCTGCCCAACGAGCGGGGACGATACTGGCCCACTTTGTAGACCAGTTGCTGGGATACTGAATAGTAGGTTGGCCCCGGCTGATAGTTTTTCACCCGTTCGCTGTTGTAGACCAGCCCGGCCGCCAGCAGGTCGGCGTTGCCATTATCGAGGTCGTCAAACAACTGGCTGATGTTCTGGCGTACGGTAATCTTCAGCTTTACGCCCAGATAGCTGGCGAACTGCTGCGCCAGCTCATAATCGAGCCCGTACGGCTTACCGTTAAGTTTTGACCAGGTGAGCGGCGACTCAATGGTGCTCACGCGCAACTCTCCCCGCGACTGGATCGCGGCGATACGATTATCAGCTTTACCGAACCAGGGGATTGAGGGCCAGAGGGCCGCCGCCAGCAACAGCGTCAGTATGCCGATGAACAGATAATTAATCTTTAATTTTTTCAATTAGTTAATTCTCTGAACCGTGCGTTGCCTCAGGATGGGAAAAGAAATAGAAAGACCAGGATTATTCATCAATGAGCGGCATTTTGCTTAAACTTGCGCCAGTTGGCAACTAATTAGCGCTATCGATAGCATCGTATGACAACAATGCGGGGTGATTTTATTTCGACGCAAACGGTTTCGTCTGCGGCTCAGATTCTTTATAATGACGCCCGTTTCCCCACTTGGGCACACCGAAAGCTTAGAAGACGAGAGACTTATGATGGAAATTCTGCGTGGTTCGCCTGCACTGTCCGCATTCCGTATTAACAAACTGCTGGCACGTTTTCAGGCTGCCAACCTCCAGGTAAGCAATATTTACGCCGAGTACGTCCATTTCGCTGACCTGAACGCCCCGTTGAACGAGGATGAGCACGCGCAGCTTGCCCGTCTGCTGAAATACGGCCCTAGCCTGAGCAGCCACACCCCGGAAGGGAAACTGCTGCTGGTGACGCCTCGTCCTGGCACCATCTCCCCCTGGTCTTCCAAAGCGACGGACATCGCCCATAACTGCGGTCTGCAACAGATTGACCGTCTGGAACGCGGCGTCGCTTATTATGTTGAGGCCTCCACGCTGACCGCTGAACAGTGGCAGCAGGTTGCCGCTGAACTACACGATCGAATGATGGAGACGGTGTTCTCTTCATTAACCGACGCTGAAAAACTGTTTGCCCACCATCAGCCTGCGCCGGTTGCAAGCGTTGACCTGCTGGGTGAAGGCCGTCAGGCGTTGATTGACGCTAACCTGCGTCTCGGTCTGGCGCTGGCGGATGACGAAATTGATTATCTGCAAGACGCGTTTACCCGACTGCGGCGCAACCCGAACGATATTGAACTCTACATGTTTGCGCAGGCGAACTCTGAGCACTGCCGTCACAAGATTTTCAACGCTGACTGGGTTATTGATGGCAAGCAACAGCCGAAGTCGCTGTTCAAGATGATCAAAAACACCTTTGAGACCACCCCGGATCACGTGCTTTCCGCTTATAAAGACAACGCGGCGGTGATGGAAGGGTCTGAAGTGGGTCGTTACTTTGCCGACCACGCGACCGGACGCTACGACTTTCACCAGGAGCCGGCGCATATCCTGATGAAGGTGGAAACCCATAACCACCCGACGGCGATCTCCCCGTGGCCGGGGGCGGCGACCGGTTCCGGCGGCGAAATTCGTGATGAAGGGGCTACCGGACGCGGCGCGAAGCCAAAAGCGGGTCTGGTCGGTTTCTCGGTCTCTAACCTGCGTATTCCGGGTTTTGAGCAGCCGTGGGAAGAAGACTTCGGCAAGCCGGAGCGCATTGTGACCGCGCTGGATATCATGACCGAAGGCCCGCTGGGCGGCGCGGCGTTTAACAACGAATTTGGTCGTCCGGCGCTCAACGGCTATTTCCGGACTTACGAAGAAAAAGTGAACAGCCACAATGGCGAAGAGCTGCGCGGTTATCATAAGCCGATCATGCTGGCGGGTGGGATCGGTAATATCCGCGCCGATCACGTGCAGAAAGGCGAAATAGTCGTTGGGGCGAAGCTGATTGTCCTCGGCGGCCCGGCGATGAACATCGGCCTGGGCGGCGGCGCGGCGTCCTCCATGGCGTCCGGCCAGTCTGACGCGGATCTCGATTTTGCCTCCGTCCAGCGTGATAACCCGGAGATGGAACGCCGCTGTCAGGAGGTTATCGACCGCTGCTGGCAGTTGGGCGACGCCAACCCGATCCTGTTTATCCACGACGTCGGCGCGGGCGGTCTGTCGAACGCCATGCCTGAACTGGTCAGCGACGGCGGACGCGGCGGTAAATTTGAACTGCGTGACATCCTCAGCGATGAACCAGGAATGAGCCCGCTGGAGATCTGGTGCAACGAGTCCCAGGAACGTTATGTGCTGGCCGTTGCTGCGGATCAACTGCCGTTATTTGACGAGCTGTGCAAGCGCGAGCGCGCGCCGTATGCGGTGATTGGCGAGGCGACCGAAGAGCTGCATCTGTCGTTAAACGACCGTCACTTCGACAATCAGCCTATCGACCTGCCGCTTGACGTACTGCTTGGCAAAACGCCGAAGATGACCCGCGACGTCCAGACGCTGAAGGCGAAAGGTGAGGCGCTGAACCGCGCGGACATCACCATCGCGGATGCCGTAAAACGCGTTCTGCATCTGCCGACGGTGGCGGAAAAAACCTTCCTGGTGACCATTGGCGACCGTACCGTGACCGGGATGGTATCCCGCGATCAGATGGTCGGTCCGTGGCAGGTGCCGGTGGCTAACTGCGCGGTGACCACCGCCAGCCTCGACAGCTACTACGGCGAAGCGATGTCGATCGGTGAACGTGCGCCGGTAGCACTGCTCGACTTCTCCGCCTCTGCCCGTCTGGCGGTCGGCGAGGCGCTGACCAACATTGCGGCAACGCAGATTGGCGATATCAAACGTATTAAGCTTTCCGCCAACTGGATGGCCGCAGCCGGTCACCCGGGGGAAGATGCGGGTCTGTATGAAGCGGTGAAAGCGGTCGGTGAAGAACTCTGCCCGGCGCTGGGTCTGACCATTCCGGTGGGCAAAGACTCCATGTCAATGAAAACCCGCTGGCAGGAAGGCAACGAACAGCGCGAAATGACCTCGCCGCTGTCGCTGGTGATTTCCGCTTTTGCCCGCGTGGAAGATGTACGCCATACCATCACCCCGCAGCTTTCGACCGAAGACAACGCGCTGCTGCTGATCGACCTGGGTCGTGGCCATAATGCGCTGGGTGCCACAGCGCTGGCGCAGGTCTACCGTCAGCTTGGCGATACACCGGCAGACGTGCGCGATGTCGCGCAACTGAAAGGCTTCTACGACGCAATGCAGGCGCTGGTGGCGCAACGTAAACTGCTGGCCTATCACGACCGCTCCGACGGCGGCCTGCTGGTTCTGCTTGCAGAAATGGCCTTTACCGGTCACTGTGGTATTCAGGCGGATATCGCGACCCTGGGTGACGATCGTCTGGCGGCGCTGTTTAACGAAGAACTGGGCGCGGTTATTCAGGTTCGCACAGCGGATCGCGAGGCGGTGGAAGCGCTGCTGGCACAACACGGTCTGGGCGATTGCGTCCATTACCTGGGGCAGGCCGTCGAGGGCGACCGTTTTGTTATCGAAGCCAACGGTCAGGTCGTCTTCAGCGAAAGCCGCACCACACTGCGAATCTGGTGGGCAGAAACCACCTGGCAGATGCAGCGTCTGCGTGATAACCCGGAGTGTGCCGATCAGGAGCACGACGCCAAAACCAACGATGCCGATCCGGGCCTCAGCGTGGAGCTGACGTTTGATATCAATGAAGATATCGCCGCGCCTTACATTGCGACCGGTGCTCGTCCGAAAGTGGCGGTGCTGCGTGAGCAGGGGGTGAACTCCCACGTAGAAATGGCCGCGGCGTTCCAGCGTGCCGGTTTTGACGCGATTGACGTACACATGAGCGATCTGCTCGGTGGCCGTACCGGTCTGGGTAACTTCCAGGCGCTGGTGGCCTGCGGCGGTTTCTCTTATGGTGACGTGCTGGGCGCGGGTGAGGGCTGGGCGAAATCTATTCTGTTCAACAACCGCGTGCGCGATGAGTTTGAAACCTTCTTCCATCGTCCACAAACGCTGGCGCTGGGGGTGTGCAACGGCTGCCAGATGATGTCGAACTTGCGCGAGCTGATCCCTGGCAGCGACCTGTGGCCGCGTTTTGTGCGTAACCATTCGGATCGCTTTGAAGCCCGTTTCAGCCTGGTCGAAGTGACTCAAAGCCCGTCTCTGCTGTTGCAGGGAATGGTCGGGTCAATGATGCCTATCGCCGTCTCGCACGGGGAAGGGCGTGTTGAAGTTCGCGACGCTGCTCATCTGGCGGCACTGGAAAGCAAAGGCCTGGTCGCGCTGCGCTTCGTCGATAACTTCGGCAACGTCACGGAAACTTACCCGGCTAACCCGAACGGTTCGCCAAACGGCATTACCGCGGTGACCACCGAAAATGGTCGCGTGACCATCATGATGCCGCACCCGGAACGCGTGTTCCGTACCGTCAGTAACTCATGGCACCCGGAAAACTGGGGTGAAGACGGTCCGTGGATGCGTATCTTCCGCAATGCGCGCAAGCAGTTGGGGTAAGGTACTCGTCATGATCAAAGCCCGGTGGACGTTACCGGGCTTTTTTTATGGCAGGCGCAGGTGCAGGTTATTTTTTGACTTCCTGTACGTACAATAATTCCCCCGCGTAAGCCCGTCACGGTCAGTCAGGATGAGGGCCGAAGGTGCTCAGCCGTTATGTCGTGTGTCTCGCGTATCTTTATAATCACTGTCGTTAATTAAGCCTGTCGGGAATTCACGACAAACATGCGTCAGGAGTGTCTCCAAAAAGAGACATTTAACTTATTGATTTGTATATAGCTAAGTATATTGCGTTTAAGGTGTTGCTAATTGGCGACGGTTTGGTTGAAAAATGCTCACTTTATTAATGATGTGAATGTCATTTAAAGTTCAATAAATTCATTGTGTTAAATAATTGTTTTGAATATTGGCACAGTTACTGCATAATACTAACCAGTGGCTCATTCACCTTCTTATGTCAGCCCCTTCGGGACGTGCTACATAAACTTCGAATGACGCACAACAAGGTGCCTGCCGTCCAACTTCTGATAATAGCTTTGCTTTATCAACCATCGGGCGAAACGTCGAGTTAGGCACCGCCTTATTCCACAACAAAGCCGGGTTCATCCCGGCTTTGTTGTATCTGGCGTTCCCCTCAGTTAGCATCGTCCTATTCATCTGTTGTGAGAGTAACGCATTGAAGCGCTGGTCTGTTTTCCCCCGGTCATTACGCCAACTGGTGACGCTGGCATTCCTGCTGATCCTGTTACCACTGCTGGTCCTCGCCTGGCAGGCGTGGCAAAGTCTGAACGCACTCAGCGCCCAGGCGGCGCTGACGAACCGTACCACGCTTATTGACGCGCGCCGCAGCGAGGCGATGACCAATGCCGCGCTGGAGATGGAGCGCAGCTACCGCCAGTATTGCGTCCTTGACGATCCGACGTTGGCGAAGGTGTATCAGAGCCAGCGCAAACGCTACAGTGAAATGCTGGATGCTCATGCGGGCGTTCTGCCGGATGATAAGCTGTATCAGGCGTTGCGGCAGGATCTCAACGGTCTGGCACAACTGCAATGTCGTAACAGTGGACCCGATACCGCCGCCGCCGCACGTCTGGAAGCGTTTGCCAACGCCAATACTGAAATGGTGCAAGCGACGCGTACCGTGGTTTTTTCGCGCGGGCAGCAGTTGCAGCAGGAGATTGCCGAACGCGGGCAGTTCTTCGGCTGGCAGGCTCTGGTGCTGTTTCTGGTGAGCCTGGCGATGGTGCTGCTGTTCACGCGAATGATTATCGGGCCGGTAAAGGGGATCGAGCGGATGATCAATCGGCTGGGGGAAGGGCGATCGCTGGGCAATACCGTCACTTTTGCCGGGCCGCGCGAGTTGCGTTCCGTTGGGCAACGGATCATCTGGCTGAGCGAGCGCCTTTCCTGGCTGGAATCCCAGCGCCATCAATTTTTGCGTCATCTCTCCCATGAGCTGAAAACCCCCCTGGCCAGTATGCGTGAAGGTACCGAACTGCTGGCGGATCAGGTGGTGGGGCCGCTGACGCCGGAACAAAAAGAAGTGGTTGGCATTCTTGATGACAGCAGCCGCAATCTGCAAAAATTGATTGAGCAACTGCTTGATTACAACCGCAAACTGGCTGACAGCGCCATTGAAATGGAAAGCGTGGAGATTGAACCGCTGGTGGATATGGTGGTTTCCGCTCATAGTCTACCGGCTCGCGCTAAAATGATGCATACCGACATTGAACTGGCGGCGGAACGCTGTCTTGC
It encodes:
- the purL gene encoding phosphoribosylformylglycinamidine synthase, which gives rise to MMEILRGSPALSAFRINKLLARFQAANLQVSNIYAEYVHFADLNAPLNEDEHAQLARLLKYGPSLSSHTPEGKLLLVTPRPGTISPWSSKATDIAHNCGLQQIDRLERGVAYYVEASTLTAEQWQQVAAELHDRMMETVFSSLTDAEKLFAHHQPAPVASVDLLGEGRQALIDANLRLGLALADDEIDYLQDAFTRLRRNPNDIELYMFAQANSEHCRHKIFNADWVIDGKQQPKSLFKMIKNTFETTPDHVLSAYKDNAAVMEGSEVGRYFADHATGRYDFHQEPAHILMKVETHNHPTAISPWPGAATGSGGEIRDEGATGRGAKPKAGLVGFSVSNLRIPGFEQPWEEDFGKPERIVTALDIMTEGPLGGAAFNNEFGRPALNGYFRTYEEKVNSHNGEELRGYHKPIMLAGGIGNIRADHVQKGEIVVGAKLIVLGGPAMNIGLGGGAASSMASGQSDADLDFASVQRDNPEMERRCQEVIDRCWQLGDANPILFIHDVGAGGLSNAMPELVSDGGRGGKFELRDILSDEPGMSPLEIWCNESQERYVLAVAADQLPLFDELCKRERAPYAVIGEATEELHLSLNDRHFDNQPIDLPLDVLLGKTPKMTRDVQTLKAKGEALNRADITIADAVKRVLHLPTVAEKTFLVTIGDRTVTGMVSRDQMVGPWQVPVANCAVTTASLDSYYGEAMSIGERAPVALLDFSASARLAVGEALTNIAATQIGDIKRIKLSANWMAAAGHPGEDAGLYEAVKAVGEELCPALGLTIPVGKDSMSMKTRWQEGNEQREMTSPLSLVISAFARVEDVRHTITPQLSTEDNALLLIDLGRGHNALGATALAQVYRQLGDTPADVRDVAQLKGFYDAMQALVAQRKLLAYHDRSDGGLLVLLAEMAFTGHCGIQADIATLGDDRLAALFNEELGAVIQVRTADREAVEALLAQHGLGDCVHYLGQAVEGDRFVIEANGQVVFSESRTTLRIWWAETTWQMQRLRDNPECADQEHDAKTNDADPGLSVELTFDINEDIAAPYIATGARPKVAVLREQGVNSHVEMAAAFQRAGFDAIDVHMSDLLGGRTGLGNFQALVACGGFSYGDVLGAGEGWAKSILFNNRVRDEFETFFHRPQTLALGVCNGCQMMSNLRELIPGSDLWPRFVRNHSDRFEARFSLVEVTQSPSLLLQGMVGSMMPIAVSHGEGRVEVRDAAHLAALESKGLVALRFVDNFGNVTETYPANPNGSPNGITAVTTENGRVTIMMPHPERVFRTVSNSWHPENWGEDGPWMRIFRNARKQLG
- the qseE gene encoding two component system sensor histidine kinase QseE/GlrK, with product MKRWSVFPRSLRQLVTLAFLLILLPLLVLAWQAWQSLNALSAQAALTNRTTLIDARRSEAMTNAALEMERSYRQYCVLDDPTLAKVYQSQRKRYSEMLDAHAGVLPDDKLYQALRQDLNGLAQLQCRNSGPDTAAAARLEAFANANTEMVQATRTVVFSRGQQLQQEIAERGQFFGWQALVLFLVSLAMVLLFTRMIIGPVKGIERMINRLGEGRSLGNTVTFAGPRELRSVGQRIIWLSERLSWLESQRHQFLRHLSHELKTPLASMREGTELLADQVVGPLTPEQKEVVGILDDSSRNLQKLIEQLLDYNRKLADSAIEMESVEIEPLVDMVVSAHSLPARAKMMHTDIELAAERCLAEPMLLMSVLDNLYSNAVHYGAESGNIRIRSRLQGTTVYIDVINTGTPIPEAERTMIFEPFFQGSHQRKGAVKGSGLGLSIARDCIRRMQGELYLVDEQAQEVCFRIELPLSATKND